The region GATCCCGCGAGGATATACTTCGGGCGGTCCCCTACCGGGACGTGGTGCGTGGTTTTCTGTTGGATGCCCATTCGGAAAAGGCCCACGGCGGAACGGGAAGGACCTTTGACTGGTCCTTAGCCGTCGAGGCCGTGGATGTCCTTGCCCGGCCCGTCATCCTTGCAGGAGGCATTCGTCCTGAAAACGTACGCGAGGCCGTGGGTACGGTAAGGCCCTGGGGTATTGACGTGAGTTCCGGGGTCGAGGCGGCACCAGGAAGAAAGGACCTTTACCGTGTCAGATCCCTTGTCGAGGCCGTCAGGGAGATCCCGGTCATATGAGGAAAAATGAGAATCCTGTTTGCGGCGTCTCAGCCTTCTTCCATGGCCTGCCTGCAGCCCGGGACAGGACCTCCTGAAAGGACCTTTTTGGATATACGGTAAGTCGGAGTTCCGGCCCTTCCCCATGGATCCGAGAGAGTTCGGATAGGCGTTTTTCTAGGTCGAAAGCCACTTCAGGCGTTTCTTTCCCCTTTTCGATAAGTGAATGCACGAGGGAGACGAATGTCTTACGAATGTCCGGTTCATCCATTGGCCGGACATCCAGGGCGAGGGGAAGACGAATCCGCATGAGGTCATGTGGAAAAGAGCCAGGGACCAGGTCCTCGTAGGCACGATCGAGGAGGTCCTTCACATCAAACCCTTCTCCTACGGGAAGCAGCTCATTAAGCGCTGCTCGACATGCGATCTCGTTCCATGCCCGGATCCTGGGTTCGGGGCGATCAAGAGGGGGGATTGACGGCAGACCAGTATCGCGAGGAAGGCCTTCGTCTGCAGGCTTGCCCTGAAGGGCGGCCTGGAGGTCTTTCTCTAGTCTTGAGACGGCGGCCAGTTCAAGATCCAGCCGGTCGTCCTCCTCGTCTATCTCATGGGCGAGACGAAGGATGATACGTGCCTCAAGCAAGGGATCAGAGACGTCCTTTCCGCTGAGTGAAGCCATGATCTCTTCAAGGGACTCGGCGGAACCGTGCTTCCATGTCTTCAGAAGGACCTGGGCGTTCACACCCGTTCCGAGGCCGATCTCCCGCGCCCAGGCCTTCCAGTCTTTGATCAGGCGGTCGAACCATGAAAGACGTCCTTCGAAGGGGGCGGGGACGATGGTGTCGATCGGAAGGTCGTCAGGCGGCGTGACCGTCAGGTTTTCTGCAGGGAGGAGGACCGTGAGGCGGTCGAAGACCTGGGAGATGCGCAGGGCTGTGTGCCGCCGAGGAAAGGTCGCGGGATATAGAAGGGCGTTGAGATCCATTGAAATATCCTCCACTGGGGCCAAGTGAAACATATGAGCATACCTTTACAATTTTTTCAATTTTGGTTTATTGATGCCATGTTTTCGAGAAGAATGGGAAAAACTGCCTCGGCGGGGCCGTCTTCCCGCACAGAGAGACCTGCCCGGAAGGCCATAGCTGCGGCCATCCGCACCATCCCCAAGTTTCTGGGTCTCATCACCGGGCTTCTTCGGGACCCACGGGTCTCTGCCACTGACAAGGCCATC is a window of Deltaproteobacteria bacterium DNA encoding:
- a CDS encoding phosphoribosylanthranilate isomerase encodes the protein MVRIKICGLTDADEAREVAGLGVDAIGLVFARSPRKVEMEQARAIVAALPPFVQSVGVFVNESVETIQKTVDHCGLDLVQLHGEEGPELCAALYPRVIKAVRVRSREDILRAVPYRDVVRGFLLDAHSEKAHGGTGRTFDWSLAVEAVDVLARPVILAGGIRPENVREAVGTVRPWGIDVSSGVEAAPGRKDLYRVRSLVEAVREIPVI